The Iamia sp. SCSIO 61187 genomic sequence ACCTCGGGCGGCATCAGGCGCTCCCCTCCCCGGACGAGACCTCGAAGCAGGCGATGTCGGTGATGTGGCCCTCGCGCTCGTCGGCCCACCGGGGCACCACGCGGGTCCCCGGACCGACGGCGTCGGGGCCGCTGGCGGCGACGGCGTGGAGCATCGGGGTGTCGGCCCCGTCGAGGGTGATCAGGGCCCAGGCGAAGGGCTCGTCGAGCGGGTGCTTGTCGTGCGGCGCCGTCACCCACGCCGCCGTCTGCACGGTGCCGCCGGGCCCGACCTCGACCAGCTCGGTCAGGTCCTCGCCCGTCACCGGGTCGAACTCGGCGGGCGGCACGATGACCCGTCCGTCGGCGGCCTTCGAGCCCACCAGCACCTGCTCGCGCAGGCCGGTGAGGAAGGCGCCGACGACGGGCCCCGTCGTCCGCTTGAACGGGTACTCGATGACCAGCGGAGCCGACAGGACCTCGGCAGCATTGACCTGGTCAGGCACTGAGCTCTCCTCGGCTGGCGCCTCGGAGGGAGGGCGCTGTGCTTGCTGGGTCGCTGGCGCTCCAGGTGAGCACCTCAGAGGGTTCCGTCGGTGGGGCCACGGCCGGAGACTAGAACACGTTCTCGTTCGGCGGGCAAGCACCAGGCCCGATGCCGCGACGGCTTCGATGGCGTGCCCC encodes the following:
- a CDS encoding Zn-ribbon domain-containing OB-fold protein is translated as MPDQVNAAEVLSAPLVIEYPFKRTTGPVVGAFLTGLREQVLVGSKAADGRVIVPPAEFDPVTGEDLTELVEVGPGGTVQTAAWVTAPHDKHPLDEPFAWALITLDGADTPMLHAVAASGPDAVGPGTRVVPRWADEREGHITDIACFEVSSGEGSA